From a single Cryptococcus neoformans var. neoformans B-3501A chromosome 3, whole genome shotgun sequence genomic region:
- a CDS encoding hypothetical protein (HMMPfam hit to Pyr_redox, Pyridine nucleotide-disulphide oxidoreductase, score: 205.5, E(): 9.9e-59; HMMPfam hit to Rieske, Rieske [2Fe-2S] domain, score: 63.2, E(): 7e-16) has translation MFLSRLAARQTRVQSYLPRQIAYRSFSSTIAIGMSMNDDILTKAVLPDNELKNGEKKAVDFGEGKVLLSKINGRVYATSAFCTHYGAPLEKGVLSHDGRLVCPWHGACFNVCSGDVEDAPGLDSLWSFSANVKNGQIEVTASKKEVTSKVGRIVARKRTKDQMQNQGQVSEETVVIVGGGSGGIHTLESLRMNGFGGKIVLISAENYAPIDRTKMSKSLLDDVEKLQWRTPDELRDSFGVDFHPGTTVTKVDFEAQTVTDSSGVLYKYNHLVLSPGGRPKKIPIPGADLKGVVTLRHVEDTKTITSSITKDSDVVLIGTSFISMEASVAVLKKGPKSVTLVGMDDVPFQGLLGKEFGSALMESMKEQGIKFHMSAQIEKITASDSNPDHAGMLHVKGSDPIPANLIIMGTGVSPATSFLEGSVKLEEDGGVLVDEYLHLKGYKNVYAIGDIAHYIQYPDKFPRRVEHWNVASNHGREVGHNITHPDNPVIYTKVPIFWSSIGKGLRYLGTGAGYDDMYVDGNFKELKFAAYQAKGGKVTAVATMQRDPIVSKASELMRLDLMPPLEEIKKGKDILQIELINKGQK, from the exons ATGTTTCTTTCAAGGTTAGCAGCTAGACAGACTCGAGTGCAATCTTATCTACCAAGACAAATCGCCTACAGAAGTTTCTCATCAACGATCGCTATTGGGATGTCAATGAACGACGACATTTTGACCAAGGCAGTTTTGCCGGATAATGAATTGAAAAATGGGGAAAA AAAAGCCGTAGACTTcggggaaggaaaagtCCTCTTGTCTAAGATCAATGGCAGAGTC TATGCCACCTCCGCTTTCTGTACACAT TACGGGGCACCTTTGGAAA AGGGTGTACTCTCTCATGACGGACGATTGGTATGCCCTTGGCATGGTG CTTGCTTCAACGTTTGTTCCGGAGATGTGGAAGATGCTCCAGGTCTTGACTCTCTATGGTCATTTTCAGCCAATGTGAAAAATGGCCAGATCGAGGTCACCGCTTCTAAAAAGGAAGTCACATCCAAAGTTGGAAGAATCGTTGCCAGAAAGAGGACCAAAGATCAAATGCAAAATCAAGGGCAAGTATCTGAGGAGACGGTAGTAATCGTTGGTGGGGGGTCGGGTGGTATCCACACACTCgagagtttgaggatg AACGGTTTCGGAGGAAAGATTGTTTTGATTTCTGCCGAAAATTATGCTCCTATTGATCG GACCAAAATGTCCAAGTCATTGTTAGACGACGTTGAGAAACTTCAATGGCGCACGCCTGATGAACTTCGGGACAGTTTTGGTGTCGACTTCCACCCTGGTACT ACTGTTACCAAAGTAGACTTTGAGGCGCAAACTGTCACAGATTCTTCTGGTGTACTATACAAATATAATCATCTCGTTCTTTCTCCAGGTGGCCGTCCCAAGAAGATTCCCATCCCTGGAGCTGACCTTAAAGGTGTTGTGACACTCCGCCATGTTGAGGATACCAAGACTATCACTTCGTCTATCACCAAGGACTCCGACGTAGTGCTCATCGGGACTAGCTTTATCTCAATGGAAGCTTCAGTCGCGGTGCTAAAGAAGGGACCTAAAAGCGTTACCCTAGTGGGAATGGATGACGTTCCATTCCAAGGTCTGTTGGGGAAAGAATTTGGCTCAGCCCTTATGGAG AGTATGAAAGAGCAAGGAATCAAATTTCACATGAGCGCCCAAATTGAGAAAATCACCGCCTCTG ACTCGAACCCTGACCATGCGGGGATGCTTCACGTCAAAGGATCCGACCCCATCCCGGCTAATCTCATAATCATGGGCACTGGTGTCTCCCCCGccacttccttcctcgAAGGCAGCGTCAAacttgaagaggatggcggCGTCCTAGTTGATGAGTACCTCCACctcaaaggatataaaAATGTATATGCCATTGGTGATATCGCACACTATATTCAGTATCCCGACAAGTTCCCGAGAAGGGTGGAGCATTGGAATGTTGCCAGTAACCAC GGACGAGAGGTCGGCCACAATATTACCCACCCAGATAATCCAGTAATCTACACCAAGGTTCCAATTTTCTGGTCTTCGATTGGCAAGGGTCTCCGATACCTTGGGACTGGGGCAGGCTACGATGACATGTATGTCGACGGGAATTTCAAAGAGCTCAAG TTTGCCGCTTACCAGGCTAAAGGGGGTAAAGTAACCGCTGTTGCGACCATGCAGCGAGACCCCATCGTCTCCAAAGCTTCAGAGCTGATGAGGCTTGACCTGATGCCGCCTCTTGAAGAGATTAAGAAAGGCAAGGATATCTTGCAAATTGAGCTGATCAATAAGGGCCAGAAATAA
- a CDS encoding hypothetical protein (HMMPfam hit to G-patch, G-patch domain, score: 41.4, E(): 2.5e-09) has product MTQKQSFADFLASGSPYGGKNRGRGSSSRGRGGGGRGGFYGNASKKAYNADYSNVPFDYDRINSQHYKKLEPASVAPYGNRDINRFHNGPDKNVSSSSYHVPRLAHTPGTATPNKIHGLGFQASSQLSQSDSVHPSVEMTKNKTASESSRGLSGSRWGGGLAPLFIKAGELFKDGEVDVITQEEDKGIDVGHYYKPEASETRMADTESQANTQLLQAEDGDNTSDAVIDGKSEQLKVDSQSGSSLPPTAGDDSNIFQVVQYTGELSIGPSIGNSHQDPVEGGYSRNGGIMGIPVPNEHQFTGLNTFTKTCPDIMSSFDRHEHVDGLVSEADLQPHQEDTLFFIDTNPDPDSTPSQTPQYNTVAAPPIGSSSPDSDEEDIVFVPRAYNQQKAIGPHVSSLHQRHGMRCLGQGSSKYQSYIEIVDDLNAQPLLDSTRQIQNFVEDANPNPQPPSVPASLRTEELPDSISRYINAPAASYTDEKMVKHQKKRANKNAKRLARRAAARGVPRDDSDIEWGSDGPPNLAGGEQDQMSVDDLIGGGKGKESEAILRDYLEGVKLSQKADEDEDKYEDDDDMAALSKWANRINVLGKEVDSDEDSDEESSPPSVQASASKIYHGPEDRRDELRQDEKDDDELRELEALHNFANRINALDEGQNLSEGEEITLVQPQAPKISLKLQEKRREQHEKLEHGDGDVMDEELMELEALQEFADRINGQGIENESSGDDMGEIEMQKIQSPPKARVKQVKFSSYNQEITHAQWEADEEKLALDKWALSINTFGGDDYGDDDDDENMGVLLPTQQDNKLQPRFMECFEPDSEQDEEDAELDALDAWISRVNSHSQGQDLSDDELDTAYTSSKPKLKKPALPKMRQRQSSPSSQPSLNQQSKHMSPEELSQPTELGDNEGWPISEAEAIEDNPWAFDPKEAEKDNPWAAKDPKEEHDLRSGEVIYEEQNVTQSTSLHADISSDSPPEQPDVVVCSTSEERLAEQRRESEGGDWSNGKIASKVFNEVHSGEEDLESEGDDSSSSSTGKWKKYEAKQEEGMFNGVNHWSDDDESEDDSDEGRDEISGENDGDSDSHYESEEDEKDDMEVDDYDQTEWFINAMEDALGGKEINFNDPRAKMFNAIKEDSYEFSSAPAKKGKKNKQLKGIPMELQVQWEKDRQTKAEKKRQRELARHAEEFDSTIISGSSRNGKNKRYSKKGGQGKDSKQIYQASVAHLISGSAADVADMFSEEEGLSDSEHEEYFGHSDRYETIGNDPFNLSLKPKNARFSMGFKKNKKRSLEKKTVAGPEWKTLDWVDDLIQAFLKDKKSESMSLPAMDKEGRKKIHMLAECYGVGSTSRGSGKKKSISLYKTKRSGVDVKEEKRERLLTAAPFSGSMFHKTLYTKSSHGGVKSKGRDWSSGATAKPREGELVGYGADKIGIDNVGHKLLSKMGWAEGNKIGIGSGSGIDAPIVAVVKNTKSGLGA; this is encoded by the exons ATGACTCAAAAACAATCCTTTGCCGATTTCCTCGCGTCCGGCAGTCCGTACGGTGGCAAAAATCGCGGCCGTGGAAGTAGCAGCAGGGGTCGGGGTGGTGGCGGTCGAGGAGGATTTTATGGCAACGCCAGCAAGAAGGCTTACAATGCCGACTACTCCAATGTTCCTTTCGACTACGATAGAATCAATAGCCAGCACTATAAGAAACTTGAGC CCGCTTCTGTTGCACCGTATGGTAACCGAGACATAAATCGCTTTCACAATGGTCCCGATAAGAACgtctcatcgtcatcctaCCATGTTCCTCGTCTTGCGCATACACCGGGGACGGCAACTCCCAATAAAATACATGGACTCGGTTTCCAGGCCTCCAGTCAGCTATCTCAATCTGATTCGGTTCATCCATCGGTTGAAATGACAAAGAACAAGACGGCTAGTGAGAGCAGTCGTGGACTCAGTGGTTCCCGCTGGGGTGGAGGGCTGGCGCCTTTGTTCATCAAAGCGGGGGAATTGTTTAAAGACGGAGAGGTCGATGTCATtacccaagaagaag ATAAAGGCATTGATGTTGGACATTACTATAAACCGGAAGCTTCTGAAACTCGAATGGCAGATACCGAAAGCCAAGCAAACACCCAACTTTTGCAAGCGGAAGATGGTGACAACACGAGCGACGCTGTCATCGATGGTAAAAGCGAGCAGTTAAAGGTTGATAGCCAATCTggttcttctcttccacctaCTGCTGGTGACGACTCCAACATCTTTCAAGTGGTTCAGTACACCGGAGAACTTTCTATCGGCCCCAGCATAGGCAACTCTCATCAAGATCCTGTTGAAGGGGGTTACTCGCGGAACGGAGGGATCATGGGGATTCCAGTCCCTAATGAACACCAGTTTACGGGATTAAACACCTTTACGAAAACATGTCCAGACATTATGTCTTCCTTCGATCGTCATGAACATGTTGATGGATTGGTATCAGAAGCCGACTTGCAACCGCATCAGGAAGATACGTTATTCTTCATCGATACAAATCCTGATCCTGATAGTACGCCGTCTCAGACCCCTCAGTACAATACTGTTGCAGCTCCTCCTATtggttcatcttcccctgaTTCCGACGAAGAGGATATTGTCTTTGTCCCTCGAGCTTACAATCAGCAGAAAGCCATTGGACCGCACGTTTCCTCACTCCATCAACGCCACGGAATGAGGTGTTTGGGTCAGGGTTCTTCGAAATACCAGTCCTATATCGAGATTGTCGATGATCTCAATGCGCAACCCCTGTTGGACTCAACTCGCCAAATTCAAAACTTTGTTGAAGATGCCAATCCTAATCCTCAACCGCCCTCAGTGCCGGCGTCTTTACGTACTGAGGAGCTTCCCGATTCGATTTCCAGATATATCAATGCTCCTGCGGCCTCGTACACAGACGAAAAAATGGTAAAACATCAAAAGAAACGCGCGAACAAGAACGCCAAGCGTCTGGCCCGTCGAGCGGCCGCGCGCGGAGTTCCGAGAGACGACTCGGACATTGAATGGGGGTCTGACGGCCCACCTAATCTCGCCGGGGGCGAGCAAGATCAAATGAGCGTTGATGATTTGATTGGTGgcggaaagggaaaagaaagtgaaGCTATATTAAGAGACTATTTGGAGGGCGTAAAACTGTCTCAGAAGgcggatgaagacgaggataaatacgaggatgatgatgatatggcAGCCCTTTCCAAATGGGCCAATCGGATCAATGTTCTCGGGAAAGAAGTAGATTCGGATGAGGATTCCGACGAGGAATCCAGTCCTCCTTCGGTTCAGGCCAGCGCGAGCAAAATATACCACGGGCCTGAAGATAGGAGAGACGAGCTCAGACAagacgagaaggatgatgatgagcttAGAGAGCTTGAAGCGTTGCACAATTTTGCCAATCGAATCAATGCCCTTGATGAAGGTCAAAACCTTAGTGAAGGTGAGGAAATCACGTTAGTCCAGCCTCAGGCTCCAAAGATCTCCCTTAAGCTTCAAGAGAAAAGACGCGAGCAACACGAAAAGCTTGAACACGGTGATGGCGATGTTATGGACGAGGAGTTGATGGAGTTGGAAGCCCTTCAAGAATTTGCGGACCGTATTAATGGTCAAGGTATTGAAAATGAGTCCAGTGGCGATGATATGGGCGAAATTGAAATGCAGAAAATCCAATCCCCCCCGAAAGCGCGCGTCAAGCAAGTCAAGTTTTCTAGCTACAATCAAGAAATTACGCATGCTCAGTGGGAAGCCGACGAAGAAAAATTGGCTCTTGACAAGTGGGCACTCAGCATCAATACTTTTGGTGGAGATGACTAtggcgacgacgatgacgacgagAATATGGGGGTGTTATTGCCGACACAGCAGGACAACAAGCTACAACCACGGTTCATGGAATGTTTTGAACCTGATTCAGAAcaggacgaggaagacgcTGAGCTGGATGCGCTGGACGCTTGGATCAGTCGGGTGAATTCACATagtcaagggcaagatttgAGCGACGATGAGCTTGACACAGCGTATACTTCCAGCAAGCcaaagctgaagaagcCTGCACTCCCCAAGATGAGACAAAGACAAAGTTCTCCGTCATCTCAGCCCAGCTTAAATCAGCAGTCTAAGCATATGTCCCCTGAAGAGCTTTCCCAGCCGACGGAGCTTGGGGATAATGAAGGTTGGCCTATTTCGGAAGCGGAGGCAATTGAGGACAATCCTTGGGCATTCGATCCCAAGGAAGCTGAAAAAGATAATCCTTGGGCAGCAAAAGACCCAAAGGAGGAGCATGATCTGCGGTCAGGCGAGGTAATTTATGAGGAGCAAAATGTTACTCAGTCGACTTCTCTCCATGCGGACATATCGTCAGATTCACCTCCAGAACAGCCGgatgttgttgtttgtAGTACAAGTGAAGAACGTTTAGCCGAACAAAGGCGCGAGTCAGAAGGCGGAGACTGGTCGAATGGAAAGATCGCAAGCAAGGTGTTCAATGAAGTACACAgcggggaagaagatctaGAGTCAGAGGGTGACGACTCATCTAGCTCATCGACAGGCAAATGGAAAAAATATGAAGCCAagcaagaggaaggcaTGTTCAACGGTGTCAATCATTGGagtgacgatgatgagagcgaggatgatagtgatgaaggaagagatgagatcAGCGGTGAAAATGACGGCGACAGTGACAGTCATTAcgaaagtgaagaagacgagaaggatgacatGGAAGTGGACGATTACGATCAAACGGAATGGTTCATCAACGCCATGGAA GATGCCCTTGGCGGTAAAGAAATTAATTTCAATGATCCCAGAGCCAAGATGTTCAATGCCATCAAAGAGGATTCTTACGAATTCAGTTCGG CCCCAGCaaaaaagggcaagaagaacaagcaaCTCAAGGGCATTCCAATGGAATTGCAAGTTCAGTGGGAAAAGGATCGTCAAACCAAGGCCGAGAAGAAGCGTCAACGTGAGCTTGCGCGCCATGCGGAAGAGTTTGActccaccatcatctctggGTCATCTCGAAATGGCAAAAACAAGCGTTACAGCAAGAAAGGCGGCCAGGGCAAGGATTCCAAGCAAATTTATCAAGCTTCTGTTGCTCATCTAATTTCCGGTTCAGCTGCTGATGTCGCCGACATGTtctctgaagaagagggattATCAGACAGTGAACATGAGGAATACTTTGGGCACAGCGATCGTTATGAGACGATTGGCAATGATCCTTTCAACCTCTCTCTTAAACCTAAAAATGCCCGTTTCTCGATGGGcttcaagaagaacaagaagcgaagtttggaaaagaaaacgGTAGCCGGTCCCGAATGGAAGACGCTCGATTGGGTAGATGACCTCATCCAAGCTTTCCTCAAAGATAAGAAAAGCGAGTCTATGAGCCTACCTGCCATGGAtaaggaagggagaaagaagatccACATGCTTGCGGAGTGTTATGGTGTCGGCTCTACATCACGCGGTTctggaaaaaagaaatccAT CTCCTTGTACAAGACCAAACGCTCCGGGGTTgatgtgaaggaagaaaagcgTGAACGTCTTCTTACGGCCGCTCCTTTCTCTGGATCCATGTTCCACAAAACTCTCTATACTAAAAGTAGCCATGGAGGCGTCAAAAGCAAGGGCAGGGATTGGTCAAGCGGTGCGACTGCCAAACCTAGGGAAGGAGAACTTGTAGGGTACGGGGCAGACAAGATTGGGATAGATAATGTAGGCCACAAATTGTTGAGTAAGATGGGCTGGGCAGAAGGAAACAAGATTGGGATAGGGAGTGGCAGTGGCATAGATGCTCC AATCGTCGCTGTAGTCAAGAACACTAAGAGTGGGTTGGGAGCCTAG